Proteins encoded by one window of Calidithermus timidus DSM 17022:
- the rpsD gene encoding 30S ribosomal protein S4 produces the protein MGRYAGPVVKIARRLGINVAETEKVQKYLDRRPYSPGQHGQKKTRRPSDYAVRLREKQKLRFIYEVGERQFRNLFEEASRKKGVTGTVFLQLLESRLDNVVFRLGIASTRRQARQFVRHGHILVNGQKVDLPGYRLKQGDEIAVSERGKKLAFIQANVERFKGRKSFPWLEFNPDTMKGRFLRVPEREALSIPVNEQLVIEFYSR, from the coding sequence ATGGGTCGTTACGCAGGTCCTGTTGTCAAAATCGCCCGTCGGCTGGGCATCAACGTAGCCGAGACCGAGAAGGTCCAGAAGTACCTCGACCGCCGCCCCTACTCGCCCGGTCAGCACGGGCAGAAGAAAACCCGCCGCCCCTCCGACTACGCCGTGCGTCTGCGTGAGAAGCAGAAGCTGCGCTTTATCTATGAGGTGGGCGAGCGGCAGTTCCGCAACCTCTTCGAGGAGGCCAGCCGCAAGAAGGGCGTGACCGGCACAGTTTTCCTCCAGCTCCTCGAGTCCCGCCTGGACAACGTGGTCTTCCGCTTAGGTATCGCCTCCACCCGCCGCCAGGCCCGCCAGTTCGTGCGCCACGGCCACATCCTGGTCAACGGTCAGAAGGTGGACCTGCCCGGCTACCGCCTCAAGCAGGGCGACGAGATCGCCGTGAGCGAGAGGGGTAAGAAGCTGGCCTTCATCCAGGCCAACGTCGAGCGCTTCAAGGGCCGCAAGTCCTTCCCCTGGTTGGAGTTCAACCCCGATACCATGAAGGGCCGCTTCCTGCGGGTGCCCGAGCGTGAGGCCCTATCCATCCCGGTCAACGAGCAGCTCGTGATCGAGTTCTACTCGAGGTAG
- the rpsK gene encoding 30S ribosomal protein S11 — translation MAAPKKASKKKVKRHVTSGRAFIHASYNNTIVTITDADGNPVTWSSGGVIGYKGSRKGTPYAAQLAAMDAAKKAQGFGMTSVDVVVRGTGAGREQAIRALQASGIQVRSIVDDTPTPHNGCRPRKKFRKIA, via the coding sequence ATGGCCGCACCGAAGAAGGCAAGCAAGAAGAAAGTCAAGCGTCATGTGACCAGTGGGCGGGCGTTCATCCACGCCTCCTACAACAACACCATCGTTACCATCACCGACGCCGACGGCAACCCCGTGACCTGGTCGTCGGGTGGGGTGATCGGCTATAAGGGCAGCCGCAAGGGCACCCCCTACGCCGCCCAGCTCGCGGCCATGGACGCCGCCAAGAAGGCCCAGGGCTTTGGCATGACCAGCGTGGATGTGGTGGTGCGGGGCACCGGCGCGGGCCGCGAGCAGGCCATCCGCGCCCTGCAGGCTTCGGGGATTCAGGTTCGCTCCATCGTCGACGACACCCCCACCCCCCACAACGGCTGCCGTCCGCGCAAGAAATTCCGCAAGATCGCCTAA
- the rpsM gene encoding 30S ribosomal protein S13 translates to MARIAGVEIPRNKRVDIALTYIYGVGPYRAKEALEATQVDPSVRVKDLSEAEVAKLREYIENNYKTEGELRAEVAANIKRLMDIGCYRGLRHRRGLPVRGQRTRTNARTRKGPRKTVAGKKKAPRK, encoded by the coding sequence ATGGCTCGTATTGCAGGCGTCGAAATCCCCCGCAACAAGCGCGTGGACATCGCCCTCACCTATATCTACGGGGTGGGTCCGTACCGGGCTAAGGAGGCCCTCGAGGCCACCCAGGTAGACCCCTCGGTGCGGGTAAAGGACCTCAGCGAAGCCGAGGTGGCCAAGCTGCGGGAGTACATCGAGAACAACTACAAGACCGAGGGCGAGTTGCGCGCTGAGGTGGCGGCCAATATCAAGCGCCTGATGGACATCGGCTGCTACCGTGGCCTGCGCCACCGCCGTGGCCTGCCCGTGCGTGGTCAGCGCACCCGCACCAACGCCCGCACCCGCAAGGGCCCGCGCAAGACCGTGGCCGGCAAGAAGAAGGCCCCCCGCAAGTAG
- the rpmJ gene encoding 50S ribosomal protein L36, which yields MKVRASVKKICDKCKIVKRHGRVFVICEEPKHKQRQG from the coding sequence ATGAAGGTCAGAGCATCGGTCAAGAAGATCTGCGACAAGTGCAAGATCGTGAAGCGTCACGGTCGGGTATTCGTGATCTGTGAAGAACCCAAGCACAAACAGCGGCAAGGATAA
- the infA gene encoding translation initiation factor IF-1, with protein sequence MAKDKDTIRMEGVISEALPNTTFRVQLDSGPEILCYISGKMRMNYIRILPGDRVVVEVTPYDPSRGRIVYRK encoded by the coding sequence TTGGCGAAGGACAAAGACACGATTCGGATGGAAGGGGTTATCTCAGAGGCCCTGCCCAACACCACCTTTAGGGTTCAGCTCGACAGCGGCCCCGAAATCCTGTGCTACATCTCGGGCAAGATGCGCATGAACTACATCCGCATCCTGCCGGGCGACCGGGTGGTGGTGGAGGTCACCCCCTATGACCCGAGCCGGGGCAGAATCGTCTACAGGAAGTAG
- the map gene encoding type I methionyl aminopeptidase: MAIVIKSPWELERMAETGRLHTEIFAELEPLIRPGVSTLELEHFVARAIKARGGVAPQMGYQGSYPFATCMSLNEVVVHGFPDKRLLKEGDVLKVDFAFTYQGFTTDMARTYAIGKVSPEAEKLIRVTEEAFWAGLEAMKVGNRIGDVAAVVQEFIEGHGLWVVREMVGHGVGRSMHEDPQVPNFGKAGQGPKLRPGMTLAFEPMVTLFPAKVVILEDGWTASAGKGNLAAHYENTVAITEAGPRLLTGSPRSVAVR, from the coding sequence GTGGCGATCGTTATCAAAAGCCCCTGGGAACTCGAGCGCATGGCCGAGACTGGCCGCTTGCACACCGAGATCTTCGCCGAACTCGAGCCCCTGATCCGGCCCGGCGTGAGCACGCTCGAGCTCGAGCACTTCGTGGCCAGGGCCATCAAGGCCCGCGGCGGCGTGGCCCCCCAGATGGGCTACCAGGGCTCCTACCCCTTCGCTACCTGCATGTCGCTCAACGAGGTGGTGGTGCACGGTTTCCCCGACAAGCGCCTGCTGAAGGAGGGGGACGTGCTGAAGGTGGACTTCGCCTTTACCTACCAGGGCTTCACCACCGACATGGCCCGCACCTACGCCATCGGCAAGGTCTCGCCCGAGGCCGAGAAGCTCATCCGGGTCACCGAGGAGGCCTTCTGGGCGGGGCTGGAGGCCATGAAGGTGGGCAACCGCATCGGCGACGTGGCCGCCGTCGTGCAGGAGTTCATCGAGGGGCACGGCCTGTGGGTGGTGCGCGAGATGGTGGGGCACGGGGTGGGTCGCTCGATGCACGAAGACCCCCAGGTGCCCAACTTTGGCAAGGCCGGGCAGGGCCCCAAGCTGCGTCCGGGCATGACCCTGGCGTTTGAGCCAATGGTTACGCTTTTCCCCGCCAAGGTGGTAATATTGGAGGATGGTTGGACGGCCAGCGCGGGCAAGGGTAACCTGGCCGCCCACTACGAAAACACGGTAGCGATCACCGAAGCCGGCCCAAGACTCCTCACCGGGAGTCCGAGGTCGGTTGCGGTGCGCTAA
- a CDS encoding adenylate kinase → MGEAVIFLGPPGAGKGTQAKRLAAERGYRQLSTGDILRSHIARGTELGQKVKPILDRGDLVPDELILELVKEEIAAMPTPRIIFDGFPRTHAQAEALDRLLEELGVELRGVLLVDVPREELIQRLLGRAQAEGRSDDNEETIRKRLAVYAEKTQPLVDYYARTGNLKAIDGLGSMDEVYSRIQSALNHDLH, encoded by the coding sequence ATGGGCGAAGCGGTTATCTTCCTAGGACCGCCTGGGGCCGGAAAAGGCACCCAGGCCAAACGTCTGGCGGCTGAGCGGGGTTACCGCCAGCTTTCCACCGGCGACATCCTGCGCAGCCACATTGCCCGTGGCACCGAGCTGGGGCAGAAGGTCAAGCCGATCCTGGACCGGGGCGACCTGGTGCCCGACGAGCTGATCCTCGAGCTGGTAAAGGAAGAGATCGCCGCCATGCCCACACCCCGGATCATCTTCGACGGCTTCCCGCGCACCCATGCTCAGGCCGAGGCTCTGGACCGCCTGCTGGAGGAGCTGGGGGTCGAACTGCGGGGCGTGCTCCTGGTGGACGTGCCGCGTGAGGAGCTCATTCAGCGGCTGCTGGGGCGCGCCCAGGCCGAGGGCCGCTCCGACGATAACGAGGAGACCATCCGCAAGCGCCTGGCCGTCTACGCGGAGAAGACCCAACCCCTGGTGGACTACTACGCCCGTACCGGCAACCTCAAGGCCATCGACGGCCTGGGCTCCATGGACGAGGTCTACAGCCGCATCCAGTCGGCCCTGAACCACGATTTGCACTGA
- the secY gene encoding preprotein translocase subunit SecY gives MLRAFRDALFIPELRARIIFTLMVLAAYRLCAFIPTPGVDYTKIKEYLGTQAGGALGIINLFSGSNFEQFSIFALGIMPYITASIIMNLLVTVVPALEKLQKEGEEGRRIINRYTRYAGVALGGVQALFLSTAFLSSNNGQFLLPGWEPGFFFHFIVVVTQVAGIALVLWMAERITEYGVGNGTSMIIFAGIVAGWPLRIAQTAGLVGAGQANLVALLFFIAFLVIAFAFMATITQAERRIPVQYARKQVGRRVYGGQATYIPVKVNAAGVIPIVFAAALLQVPIFIAGSLTQSQVAQSVAHFFNPSNLSGLIIEVLLVFGFTYIYTAVQFDPRRIAENLREYGGFVPGIRPGEPTVKFLEHIVSRLTLWGALFLAAVAAVPTLVLKATGFSLVSFSGISLLIVVGVALDTLRQIESQLMLRNYEGFLSKGRIRGRTGTRF, from the coding sequence ATGCTCCGGGCTTTTCGGGATGCCCTCTTCATCCCCGAGCTTCGCGCCCGGATCATCTTCACCTTGATGGTGCTGGCGGCCTACCGCCTGTGCGCCTTCATCCCCACCCCCGGCGTGGACTACACCAAGATCAAGGAGTACCTGGGCACCCAGGCCGGGGGGGCACTGGGCATCATCAACCTCTTCTCGGGCTCCAACTTCGAGCAGTTCTCCATCTTCGCGTTGGGCATCATGCCCTACATCACCGCCTCGATCATCATGAACCTGCTGGTCACGGTGGTGCCGGCGCTCGAGAAGCTGCAAAAAGAAGGCGAAGAAGGCCGCCGCATCATCAACCGCTACACCCGCTACGCGGGCGTGGCGCTGGGGGGTGTGCAGGCGCTGTTCCTCTCTACCGCTTTCCTCTCCTCCAACAACGGACAGTTTTTGCTTCCAGGCTGGGAGCCGGGCTTCTTCTTCCACTTCATCGTGGTGGTGACCCAGGTCGCGGGGATCGCGCTGGTGCTGTGGATGGCCGAGCGCATCACCGAATACGGGGTGGGCAACGGTACCAGCATGATCATCTTCGCCGGGATCGTGGCCGGGTGGCCGCTGCGCATCGCTCAAACCGCCGGTTTGGTGGGGGCGGGGCAGGCTAATCTGGTCGCGCTGCTCTTCTTCATCGCCTTCCTGGTGATCGCTTTCGCCTTCATGGCCACCATCACCCAGGCCGAGCGCCGCATCCCCGTGCAGTACGCCCGCAAGCAGGTGGGGCGGCGGGTGTACGGCGGGCAGGCCACCTACATCCCGGTCAAGGTCAACGCGGCGGGGGTCATCCCTATCGTCTTCGCCGCTGCGCTCTTGCAGGTGCCCATCTTCATCGCCGGTTCGCTGACCCAGAGCCAGGTAGCCCAGTCCGTCGCTCACTTCTTCAACCCCTCCAACCTCTCCGGGCTCATCATCGAGGTGCTGTTGGTCTTCGGCTTTACCTACATCTACACCGCCGTGCAGTTCGACCCCCGGCGCATCGCCGAGAACCTGCGCGAGTACGGTGGCTTCGTTCCCGGCATTCGGCCGGGAGAGCCTACGGTCAAGTTCCTCGAGCACATCGTATCCCGCCTGACGCTGTGGGGGGCGCTATTCCTGGCAGCGGTGGCGGCGGTTCCCACGCTGGTGCTCAAGGCCACCGGCTTTAGCCTGGTGTCCTTCTCGGGGATCAGCCTGCTGATCGTGGTGGGCGTGGCGCTGGATACCCTGCGCCAGATCGAGTCGCAGCTCATGCTGCGCAATTACGAAGGTTTCTTGTCCAAAGGCCGCATCCGCGGTCGCACCGGCACACGCTTCTGA
- the rplO gene encoding 50S ribosomal protein L15 translates to MKLSDLRPNEGANKRKKRVGRGPGSGHGKTAGRGHKGQKSRSGGLKNPNRFEGGRSTLLMRLPKRGMSGQVPGEIKRVEYQVVNVGAIAKAFTQGEVTPEALADAGLVRPGYPVKVLANGEIGTALKVTAHKFSAAAAQKIKAAGGEAIALEGSGEGA, encoded by the coding sequence ATGAAGCTATCCGACCTGCGCCCTAACGAAGGGGCCAACAAGCGCAAGAAGCGCGTGGGGCGTGGCCCCGGCTCGGGCCACGGCAAGACCGCCGGGCGCGGCCACAAAGGCCAGAAGTCCCGCTCGGGCGGCCTCAAAAACCCCAACCGCTTCGAGGGTGGGCGCTCGACCTTGCTCATGCGCTTGCCCAAGCGCGGCATGAGCGGCCAGGTACCCGGCGAGATCAAGCGCGTGGAGTACCAGGTGGTCAACGTCGGCGCCATCGCCAAGGCGTTCACCCAGGGTGAAGTCACCCCCGAGGCCCTGGCCGACGCCGGGTTGGTGCGCCCGGGCTACCCGGTGAAGGTGCTCGCCAACGGCGAGATCGGCACCGCCTTGAAGGTGACGGCCCACAAGTTCTCCGCTGCCGCAGCCCAGAAGATCAAGGCCGCCGGCGGCGAGGCCATTGCCCTCGAGGGCAGCGGCGAGGGAGCCTAA
- the rpmD gene encoding 50S ribosomal protein L30 has translation MAIRVKLTKSPIGYPKDQKAALKALGLTKMHRVRELADNPAIRGQIAKVAHLVTIVEDK, from the coding sequence ATGGCGATCCGCGTCAAGCTGACCAAGAGCCCCATCGGTTACCCTAAGGACCAGAAAGCCGCCCTCAAGGCCCTGGGCCTGACCAAGATGCACCGTGTGCGCGAGCTGGCCGACAACCCCGCCATCCGCGGCCAGATCGCCAAGGTGGCCCACCTGGTGACCATCGTGGAGGATAAATAA
- the rpsE gene encoding 30S ribosomal protein S5: MPETDFEEKMIVVRRTAKTYQGGRRFRFGALVVVGDRQGRVGLGLGKAKEVPIAVQKAQNYARRSLVEVPLQGGTIPHEIQVTHGSSTILLRPAAPGTGVIAGMVPRAILELAGVTDVLTKELGSRNPVNIAYATMEALRQLQTWEDVKRLRKEEVA; the protein is encoded by the coding sequence ATGCCCGAGACCGATTTCGAAGAAAAGATGATCGTGGTGCGCCGCACCGCTAAAACCTACCAGGGTGGCCGCCGCTTCCGCTTTGGGGCGCTGGTCGTGGTGGGGGACCGCCAGGGCCGGGTGGGCCTGGGCCTGGGCAAGGCCAAGGAAGTGCCCATCGCTGTGCAGAAGGCGCAGAACTACGCTCGCCGCTCGCTGGTCGAGGTGCCCCTGCAAGGCGGCACCATCCCCCACGAAATCCAGGTGACCCACGGCTCCTCGACCATCCTGCTGCGTCCGGCGGCTCCCGGTACCGGCGTGATCGCGGGCATGGTGCCCCGCGCCATCCTCGAGCTCGCCGGTGTCACCGACGTGCTCACCAAGGAGCTGGGCTCGCGCAACCCCGTCAACATCGCCTACGCCACCATGGAGGCGCTGCGCCAGCTGCAGACTTGGGAGGATGTCAAGCGCCTGCGCAAGGAGGAGGTGGCCTGA
- the rplR gene encoding 50S ribosomal protein L18, which yields MSKLSSADRRKFRVRNAVKASGRLRLSVFRSLKHIYAQIIDDSKGVTLAAASSKALGLSGNKTEVARKVGEAIAKAAKEKGITQVVFDRGAYKYHGRVKALADGAREGGLEF from the coding sequence ATGTCCAAACTCTCTTCTGCTGATCGCCGCAAATTCCGCGTGCGCAATGCGGTCAAGGCTTCGGGACGGCTCCGCCTGTCGGTCTTCCGCAGCCTAAAGCACATCTACGCCCAGATCATCGACGACTCCAAGGGCGTGACGCTGGCCGCGGCCTCGAGCAAGGCCTTGGGCCTGTCGGGCAACAAGACCGAAGTCGCCAGGAAGGTTGGTGAGGCCATCGCCAAGGCCGCCAAGGAAAAAGGCATCACCCAGGTGGTCTTCGACCGGGGGGCCTACAAGTACCACGGGCGCGTCAAGGCCTTGGCCGACGGAGCCCGCGAGGGCGGATTGGAATTCTAG
- the rplF gene encoding 50S ribosomal protein L6: MSRIGKQAIPLPKGVTVEVAYASVKVKGPKGENNVAVDPDLKVKVEDGSVRVERPTDQRRHKSLHGLTRTLIANAVKGVAEGYSREMLIKGIGYRAKLTGKNLELTVGYSHPVIVEPPQGITFEVPEPTKVVIRGIDKQLVGQTAANLRSIRKPSAYHEKGIYYADEPIKLKPGKTGTK; the protein is encoded by the coding sequence ATGTCTCGAATTGGTAAGCAAGCCATCCCCCTGCCTAAGGGCGTGACCGTGGAAGTGGCCTACGCCAGCGTCAAGGTCAAGGGCCCCAAGGGCGAAAACAACGTGGCCGTGGATCCCGACCTCAAGGTGAAGGTCGAAGACGGCAGCGTCAGGGTCGAGCGCCCCACCGACCAGCGCCGCCACAAGAGCCTGCACGGCCTCACCCGTACCCTCATCGCCAACGCCGTCAAGGGCGTGGCCGAAGGCTACAGCCGCGAGATGCTGATCAAGGGTATCGGTTACCGCGCCAAGCTCACGGGCAAGAACCTCGAGCTCACCGTCGGTTACAGCCACCCTGTGATCGTCGAGCCCCCTCAGGGCATCACCTTCGAGGTGCCCGAGCCTACCAAGGTCGTCATCAGGGGCATCGACAAGCAACTCGTGGGCCAGACCGCGGCCAACCTGCGCTCGATTCGCAAGCCCAGCGCCTACCACGAGAAGGGCATCTACTACGCCGACGAGCCCATCAAGCTCAAGCCCGGCAAGACCGGCACCAAGTAA
- the rpsH gene encoding 30S ribosomal protein S8, protein MYSDPIADMLTRIRNGLMVYKESVEVPASKFKEQIAELLVREGYLKGLERIEIDGKPFLRLTLKYGPRREKVIQHIRRVSRPGRRVYVSAENVPVVRRGLGTAIISTSKGVLVDREARRLGVGGEVICEVW, encoded by the coding sequence ATGTACAGCGACCCAATTGCCGACATGTTGACCCGGATCCGCAACGGTCTGATGGTCTACAAGGAGAGCGTGGAGGTACCGGCTTCGAAGTTTAAGGAGCAGATCGCCGAGCTTCTGGTGCGCGAGGGTTACCTCAAGGGCCTCGAGCGCATCGAAATCGACGGCAAGCCCTTCCTGCGCCTGACCCTCAAGTACGGCCCCCGCCGCGAGAAGGTTATCCAGCACATCCGGCGCGTCAGCCGCCCCGGCCGGCGCGTCTACGTCAGCGCCGAGAACGTGCCCGTGGTGCGTCGGGGTCTGGGCACGGCCATCATCTCTACTTCCAAGGGTGTGCTCGTAGACCGTGAAGCCCGCAGACTGGGCGTGGGCGGCGAAGTCATCTGTGAGGTGTGGTAA
- the rpsN gene encoding 30S ribosomal protein S14 produces MAKKSQVEKMKRKQKTIAKYAAKRAALKAAGDWAALAELPRDASPTRHKNRCVFTGRAKGYVRYFGISRIQLREMAHKGLLPGVKKASW; encoded by the coding sequence ATGGCGAAGAAGTCGCAAGTCGAGAAGATGAAGCGCAAGCAGAAGACCATTGCCAAGTACGCCGCCAAGCGAGCTGCCCTCAAGGCCGCTGGGGACTGGGCCGCGCTGGCCGAGCTTCCCCGCGACGCCAGCCCCACCCGCCACAAGAATCGCTGCGTGTTCACCGGGCGGGCGAAGGGCTACGTGCGCTACTTCGGTATCAGCCGCATCCAGCTTCGGGAGATGGCCCACAAGGGGTTGCTGCCCGGCGTGAAGAAGGCAAGCTGGTAG